In Streptomyces sp. SN-593, a single genomic region encodes these proteins:
- a CDS encoding helix-turn-helix domain-containing protein — MGRRVREERERAGYGQRALAELAGFSQPTLHRIELGTRAQVTLAELDRLADALDVPVRQLTTGSPVRGRVHIAARIDPAVAEDDKERALRLVVEVLELDARLDGGADDAAAAQQHRRRLTAPRPIGTTPEEQGRELATHVRSVLGLGTAPVADVDELIEHLTGVDTAVLRLPQPVDGFTVTDPARDTTLIAVRACDVPERQRFTFAHELGHLLQGDGAEVHQLGGARTPTEQRCDAFARHLLAPLEGIRTWLGPDGRVGTAAGPSVDERTAALLARHFRVSFPVMLIQLECLDLISTARKDALKGPTGVELSQRYGWGPAYEQEIDVSRTVRPPRRILERAVSAYRGQRIGVRVLAMLEGRGVEETQAALREAGLVPEVRTAKRADVTRLAARSHSRHESGDR, encoded by the coding sequence GTGGGACGGCGAGTCCGCGAGGAGCGCGAGCGCGCGGGCTACGGCCAGCGAGCCCTCGCCGAGCTCGCCGGCTTCTCCCAGCCGACTCTCCACCGGATCGAACTCGGTACGCGGGCGCAGGTGACCCTTGCCGAGCTCGACCGACTGGCGGACGCGCTGGACGTACCGGTACGGCAGCTCACCACGGGGAGCCCCGTGCGGGGGCGCGTGCACATCGCCGCCCGCATCGACCCGGCCGTCGCCGAGGACGACAAGGAGCGCGCGCTGCGACTGGTCGTGGAGGTACTGGAACTCGACGCGCGCCTCGACGGCGGCGCCGATGACGCAGCGGCCGCTCAGCAGCACCGCAGGCGTCTCACCGCACCGCGCCCGATCGGCACCACTCCCGAGGAGCAGGGTCGGGAACTCGCGACACACGTGCGCTCCGTGCTCGGCCTCGGCACCGCGCCGGTGGCCGATGTGGACGAGCTGATCGAGCACCTCACCGGAGTGGACACGGCGGTGCTACGCCTGCCGCAACCCGTCGACGGCTTCACCGTGACCGACCCCGCGCGGGACACGACGCTCATCGCGGTGCGCGCGTGCGACGTACCCGAGCGCCAGAGGTTCACGTTCGCCCACGAACTCGGACACCTTCTCCAGGGCGACGGCGCCGAGGTGCACCAACTGGGTGGGGCCAGGACACCGACCGAGCAGCGCTGCGACGCGTTCGCACGGCATCTGCTGGCCCCCCTGGAAGGCATCCGCACCTGGTTGGGGCCTGACGGACGGGTCGGCACCGCGGCCGGTCCGAGCGTGGACGAGCGGACCGCGGCCCTCCTCGCCCGGCACTTCCGGGTGAGTTTCCCGGTGATGCTCATCCAGTTGGAGTGCCTGGACCTCATCTCCACCGCTCGGAAGGACGCTCTCAAGGGGCCCACCGGCGTCGAACTCTCGCAGCGCTACGGCTGGGGGCCCGCGTACGAGCAGGAAATCGACGTCTCCCGGACGGTGCGGCCTCCTCGACGCATCCTGGAACGGGCGGTCAGCGCGTACCGCGGGCAACGGATCGGCGTCCGCGTGCTGGCGATGCTGGAGGGGCGCGGTGTCGAGGAGACCCAGGCCGCCCTGCGGGAGGCCGGCCTCGTGCCCGAAGTGCGTACGGCCAAGCGGGCCGACGTGACCCGCCTCGCCGCCAGATCACACTCCCGACACGAATCCGGGGATCGCTAG
- the egtA gene encoding ergothioneine biosynthesis glutamate--cysteine ligase EgtA, which translates to MAVNRADRREDLTEDEAEAHVHGVCFKTGPPERTGVELEWLVQDRSDPRALIPVERLDAALAPVEAPGALPRGSRLTREPGGQVELSSPPAPSLAGCVAAMAEDLAALREAVERAGLVLVGHGLDPHREPPRVLDHPRYRAMERFFDREGPWGRTMMRRTASLQVNLDSGEDRPGVTGYRGRWALAHRIGPVMVAAFANSPFRDGRPTGWVSTRQANWALMDPGRTRQPRHDGPDEDPRAAWARYALDARVLCIRQDGGTVGPAAEHATRPGASSAGGRTAASAAPGRGSSATGSLKGSLVGSPSGPDRTDSGDWSAPHGLTFRQWVRGAPGVRRPTVADLDYHLSTLFPPVRPRGWLELRMTDAQDGDQWIVPTVLAATLLDDPVAAETAYAATEPLATSGDPLPTDLVWRRAARTGLADPELARAARACFAAAESALARTGAPPALRQAVSDFAERYPQRGRCPAHDQLDALSRA; encoded by the coding sequence ATGGCTGTCAACCGTGCCGACCGACGTGAAGACCTCACCGAGGACGAGGCGGAGGCCCACGTACACGGGGTGTGCTTCAAGACGGGCCCGCCCGAGCGCACCGGCGTGGAACTGGAGTGGCTGGTCCAGGACCGCTCCGATCCCCGCGCACTGATACCCGTCGAACGACTCGACGCGGCGCTCGCGCCGGTCGAGGCCCCAGGGGCACTGCCCCGGGGCAGCAGGCTCACCCGGGAACCGGGTGGCCAGGTGGAGCTGAGCTCTCCACCCGCACCCAGCCTCGCGGGGTGCGTGGCGGCGATGGCGGAAGACCTCGCCGCTCTCCGGGAGGCCGTCGAACGCGCCGGACTGGTGCTCGTCGGACACGGCCTCGACCCCCACCGCGAACCTCCCCGGGTCCTCGACCATCCCCGCTACCGGGCGATGGAGCGCTTCTTCGACCGCGAGGGCCCCTGGGGTCGCACGATGATGCGCCGCACCGCGTCCTTGCAGGTCAACCTGGACAGCGGCGAGGACCGCCCGGGCGTGACCGGCTACCGCGGCCGCTGGGCGCTGGCCCACCGGATCGGCCCGGTGATGGTCGCGGCGTTCGCGAACTCGCCCTTCCGGGACGGCAGACCGACCGGCTGGGTCTCCACCCGGCAGGCGAACTGGGCCCTGATGGACCCCGGCAGGACCCGGCAGCCGCGGCACGACGGACCGGACGAGGACCCGCGCGCCGCGTGGGCGCGGTACGCCCTGGACGCCCGGGTGCTGTGCATCCGCCAGGACGGCGGCACCGTGGGCCCTGCCGCGGAGCACGCCACGCGTCCCGGCGCGTCCTCCGCCGGCGGCCGCACCGCCGCCTCCGCTGCTCCCGGCCGCGGAAGCTCTGCCACAGGCTCTCTCAAAGGCAGTCTTGTCGGCTCTCCAAGCGGCCCGGACCGCACCGATTCCGGCGACTGGTCCGCGCCCCACGGGCTCACCTTCCGCCAGTGGGTGCGCGGCGCCCCCGGGGTCCGGCGGCCCACCGTCGCCGACCTGGACTACCACCTCAGCACCCTCTTCCCCCCGGTCCGGCCGCGCGGCTGGCTGGAGCTGCGGATGACCGACGCGCAGGACGGCGACCAGTGGATCGTGCCGACCGTGCTCGCAGCAACCCTGTTGGACGATCCGGTCGCCGCCGAAACCGCGTACGCCGCCACCGAACCGCTCGCCACGAGCGGTGATCCCCTCCCCACCGATCTCGTCTGGCGCCGTGCCGCGCGGACCGGTCTGGCCGATCCCGAACTGGCCCGGGCCGCCCGCGCCTGCTTCGCCGCCGCCGAGAGCGCCCTCGCGCGCACCGGGGCTCCCCCGGCCCTGCGGCAGGCCGTCTCCGACTTCGCCGAGCGCTATCCACAACGCGGCCGATGTCCGGCCCACGACCAGTTGGACGCGTTGAGCCGCGCCTGA
- a CDS encoding class I SAM-dependent methyltransferase, translating to MGDFDAFEREAWAGRAEAYARSFGLLCAHTVPMLLDAAGVGAGVRVLDVGTGPGTAAALAVRRGAEVHAVDAEPSMVERAARAVPEAAVQHAMLPELPFADGEFDAVVANFVVNHVGRPADALAELRRVAGPGGRVAVTIWSAPPAPGQALLGRALEAAGAARPSSVPTLAAEDDFARTEEGLTGLLTAAGLVGARCATLSWNHVADPEVWWSGPAAGIATVGQILHSLPPDTAAEVRRQYDVLAAEFRTDSGALSLPHTALLGWATTS from the coding sequence GTGGGCGACTTCGACGCGTTCGAGCGCGAGGCGTGGGCCGGACGGGCGGAGGCGTACGCGCGGAGCTTCGGGCTGCTGTGCGCGCACACCGTGCCCATGCTGCTGGACGCCGCCGGCGTGGGGGCGGGCGTACGGGTGCTGGACGTCGGCACCGGCCCCGGCACCGCGGCGGCGCTGGCGGTGCGCCGCGGCGCGGAGGTCCACGCGGTGGACGCGGAGCCGAGCATGGTCGAGCGTGCGGCGCGGGCGGTGCCGGAGGCCGCGGTGCAGCACGCGATGCTGCCGGAACTCCCCTTCGCCGACGGCGAGTTCGACGCGGTGGTGGCGAACTTCGTGGTCAACCACGTGGGCCGGCCGGCGGACGCGCTCGCCGAGCTGCGCCGGGTGGCCGGGCCCGGCGGGCGGGTCGCGGTCACCATCTGGTCCGCGCCGCCCGCGCCCGGGCAGGCGCTGCTGGGACGGGCCCTGGAGGCGGCCGGCGCCGCCCGGCCCTCGTCCGTCCCGACGCTCGCCGCCGAGGACGACTTCGCCCGCACCGAGGAGGGCCTGACCGGGCTGCTGACGGCCGCCGGGCTGGTCGGGGCGCGCTGCGCGACACTGAGCTGGAACCACGTGGCCGACCCGGAGGTGTGGTGGTCGGGCCCGGCGGCGGGGATCGCCACGGTCGGCCAGATCCTGCACTCCCTGCCCCCGGACACCGCGGCGGAGGTGCGGCGGCAGTACGACGTGCTGGCGGCGGAGTTCCGGACCGACAGCGGCGCGCTGTCCCTCCCCCACACGGCCCTGCTCGGCTGGGCCACCACCTCCTGA
- the egtD gene encoding L-histidine N(alpha)-methyltransferase gives MSDENQSRFTLDDRLPAGYFTDTLHADVVGGLTAAPRTLPPKWFYDKRGSDLFEQITRLPEYYPTRAEQEILVRRAPEIAAATRAATLIELGSGSSRKTRLLLDALTAGGTLRRYAPLDVSASALEAAGRAICSDYPGLEVSATVADFEGGIPLSDEPGPRLLAFLGSTIGNFDGPQRAAFYRTLTRSLSSDDVLLLGADLVKDPAVLVRAYDDAAGVTAAFDKNVLHVLNRELGADFDPDAFEHVAVWNAEDERIEMHLRSRVAQTVKIPDLDLSVDLAAGEDLRTELSCKFRRESLTAELHAGGFTVRHWWTDAAARFALLLAVPN, from the coding sequence ATGAGCGACGAGAACCAGAGCCGCTTCACCCTCGACGACCGGCTGCCGGCCGGCTACTTCACCGACACGCTGCACGCCGACGTGGTCGGCGGCCTCACCGCCGCTCCGCGCACCCTGCCGCCCAAGTGGTTCTACGACAAGCGCGGCAGTGACCTGTTCGAGCAGATCACCCGGCTGCCCGAGTACTACCCGACCCGGGCCGAGCAGGAGATCCTGGTCCGCCGGGCGCCGGAGATCGCCGCGGCGACCCGCGCGGCCACCCTGATCGAGCTGGGCTCCGGCTCCTCACGCAAGACCCGGCTGCTGCTCGACGCCCTCACCGCGGGCGGCACGCTGCGCCGCTACGCGCCCCTGGACGTCAGCGCCTCGGCGCTCGAAGCGGCCGGGCGGGCCATCTGCTCCGACTACCCGGGGCTCGAGGTCTCCGCCACCGTCGCCGACTTCGAGGGCGGCATCCCGCTCTCCGACGAGCCGGGCCCGCGGCTGCTCGCCTTCCTCGGCAGCACCATCGGCAACTTCGACGGGCCGCAGCGCGCCGCCTTCTACCGCACCCTGACCCGCTCGCTGAGCAGCGACGACGTGCTGCTGCTCGGCGCCGACCTGGTGAAGGACCCCGCGGTGCTGGTCCGCGCCTACGACGACGCGGCCGGCGTCACCGCCGCGTTCGACAAGAACGTGCTGCACGTGCTGAACCGGGAGCTCGGCGCGGACTTCGACCCCGACGCCTTCGAGCACGTCGCCGTCTGGAACGCCGAGGACGAGCGGATCGAGATGCACCTGCGCTCGCGCGTCGCGCAGACCGTCAAGATCCCCGACCTCGACCTGTCCGTCGACCTCGCGGCCGGCGAGGACCTGCGCACCGAACTGTCCTGCAAGTTCCGCCGCGAGTCGCTGACCGCCGAGCTGCACGCCGGCGGTTTCACCGTCCGGCACTGGTGGACCGACGCGGCGGCCCGCTTCGCCCTGCTGCTGGCCGTGCCGAACTGA
- a CDS encoding alpha/beta fold hydrolase, whose translation MPRLQRMLRAAVAPPTVDRGTALTVMERFGAVNHLVASLEYLARPGDRDRGGLNDWQVARGQFARWPRPARAALDAVGRPAVTRTLHVARVAAAGALLLPLPRRGRFAADLVLSASCLALYPRNHYGTDGADQAAFVVQTAATVARAAEGRPRTVDACLWFAGLQSVLSYTASGWVKASSPTWRSGRALPGVLRTASYGEERAWRLVRDHPRAAKAVCACVVALESAFPAVHLARGRAAKPLVAAAAGFHLANAGVMGLGRFLTGFCALHPAVLYVTGPRERVLPGGGVQRRDDTFPVAAGAALAAALTAGAVVRARDRRTVLRGRGDERRFVTSAGTTLVHRVTGPPDPGRPRVDPPGPLDPLFDDGTSGARAGVAAAGAVPGGAGQGAHPWPAAGGAGAVDRADGAPTPAGPADPPGTGAGAAPADALPWAGGPVADGVQGAVGGPPGAGGPSIGPAADGGTVVVLCGALADSPDRSEWLVRALARRHRVVTYHRAGQAGSTAAPRTGPHAGPDAGPDAGPGHGLDAAAADLADLVLHVAGGRPAFLVGHGVGGVIAASAATRLEGRLAGLVLVDPHHPGDVPRPDPDEGPGGTAADDPAGAPDQREVTALLDQMTVSLRLGLGQLLRDPDWLRLLPPDVRGLARAHYRDAAGWSAARGEWRALRARAAAARPGEDAVPAAAVPTCLVLCEPGGAPPDARRALQEQYARRAPHAVVHAVDASRDDVLAARTSARAVAELVTAFAAGSGGPGRDGTDQREEAADVPAQR comes from the coding sequence GTGCCGAGACTCCAGCGGATGCTGCGTGCCGCGGTGGCACCGCCCACGGTGGACCGCGGGACCGCGCTGACCGTCATGGAGCGGTTCGGCGCGGTCAACCACCTGGTGGCGAGCCTGGAGTACCTGGCCCGGCCCGGCGACCGCGACCGGGGCGGCCTCAACGACTGGCAGGTCGCCCGCGGGCAGTTCGCGCGCTGGCCGCGCCCGGCCCGTGCCGCGCTCGACGCCGTGGGCCGGCCCGCCGTGACCCGCACGCTGCACGTCGCCCGCGTCGCCGCGGCCGGCGCCCTGCTCCTGCCCCTGCCCCGCCGCGGCCGGTTCGCCGCCGACCTGGTGCTCAGCGCCTCCTGCCTCGCGCTGTACCCGCGCAACCACTACGGCACCGACGGCGCCGACCAGGCCGCGTTCGTCGTGCAGACCGCGGCGACGGTGGCGCGGGCGGCCGAGGGCCGGCCCCGTACCGTGGACGCCTGCCTGTGGTTCGCCGGCCTCCAGTCGGTGCTGTCCTACACCGCCTCCGGCTGGGTGAAGGCGTCCAGCCCGACCTGGCGCAGCGGCCGTGCCCTGCCCGGCGTGCTGCGCACCGCCTCCTACGGCGAGGAGCGCGCCTGGCGGCTGGTCCGCGACCATCCGCGCGCCGCGAAGGCGGTGTGCGCCTGCGTGGTGGCGCTGGAGTCCGCGTTCCCCGCCGTCCACCTGGCCCGCGGCCGCGCCGCCAAGCCGCTGGTCGCCGCCGCCGCGGGCTTCCACCTGGCCAACGCCGGCGTGATGGGCCTGGGCCGCTTCCTCACCGGCTTCTGCGCGCTGCACCCGGCGGTGCTCTACGTCACCGGTCCGCGTGAACGCGTCCTGCCCGGCGGCGGGGTGCAGCGGCGCGACGACACCTTCCCGGTCGCCGCCGGCGCCGCGCTGGCCGCGGCCCTGACGGCCGGGGCCGTCGTGCGCGCCAGGGACCGGCGGACGGTGCTGCGCGGGCGCGGCGACGAACGGCGGTTCGTCACCTCGGCCGGCACCACCCTCGTCCACCGCGTGACCGGTCCGCCCGACCCCGGTCGGCCCCGGGTGGACCCGCCCGGCCCGCTCGACCCGCTCTTCGACGACGGAACGTCGGGCGCCCGCGCGGGCGTGGCCGCGGCCGGCGCCGTCCCCGGGGGAGCCGGGCAGGGCGCGCACCCCTGGCCCGCCGCGGGAGGGGCGGGTGCCGTGGACCGCGCCGACGGGGCGCCGACGCCAGCGGGCCCGGCCGACCCGCCCGGGACCGGCGCCGGCGCCGCCCCCGCGGACGCCCTGCCGTGGGCGGGCGGCCCGGTGGCCGACGGTGTCCAGGGCGCCGTGGGCGGCCCTCCCGGCGCGGGCGGCCCGTCCATCGGCCCTGCCGCGGACGGGGGAACGGTCGTGGTGCTCTGCGGCGCGCTCGCCGATTCGCCCGACCGCTCCGAGTGGCTGGTCCGCGCGCTCGCCCGGCGCCACCGCGTGGTGACCTACCACCGGGCCGGCCAGGCGGGCAGCACCGCCGCGCCCCGGACCGGCCCGCACGCCGGTCCGGACGCCGGTCCGGACGCCGGTCCCGGCCACGGCCTGGACGCCGCCGCGGCCGATCTCGCCGACCTGGTGCTGCACGTCGCGGGCGGCCGCCCGGCGTTCCTCGTCGGCCACGGCGTCGGCGGCGTCATCGCCGCCTCGGCCGCGACCCGGCTGGAGGGCCGCCTCGCCGGCCTCGTCCTGGTGGACCCGCACCACCCCGGCGACGTCCCCCGCCCGGACCCCGACGAAGGACCCGGCGGGACGGCGGCGGACGACCCCGCGGGAGCCCCGGACCAGCGCGAGGTGACCGCGCTGCTCGACCAGATGACGGTCTCGCTGCGGCTGGGCCTCGGGCAGTTGCTGCGCGACCCGGACTGGCTGCGCCTGCTCCCGCCGGACGTGCGCGGCCTGGCCCGCGCGCACTACCGCGACGCCGCCGGCTGGAGCGCGGCCCGCGGCGAGTGGCGGGCGCTGCGCGCGCGGGCCGCGGCAGCGCGGCCGGGCGAGGACGCGGTCCCGGCCGCCGCCGTGCCCACCTGCCTAGTCCTGTGCGAGCCGGGCGGCGCCCCGCCCGACGCCAGGCGGGCCCTCCAGGAGCAGTACGCGCGGCGCGCCCCGCACGCCGTCGTCCACGCGGTGGACGCCTCCCGCGACGACGTCCTCGCGGCCCGCACGTCCGCCCGCGCGGTCGCGGAACTGGTCACGGCGTTCGCGGCGGGGTCCGGCGGCCCCGGCCGCGACGGCACCGACCAGCGGGAGGAGGCCGCCGATGTCCCCGCTCAGCGGTGA
- the egtB gene encoding ergothioneine biosynthesis protein EgtB, translating to MAALRAARHRTGLLTDSVTDDDLVAQHSRLMSPLVWDLAHIGNQEELWLVREAGRRDGVRPDLDHLYDAFRHPRADRPALPLLGPAQARAYVAEVREETLDVLSGIDTDPAHPERLLKGGFVFGMLAQHEAQHGETMLATHQLRSGPAVLDAPAPPPAPADAAGLPREVLVPGGPFTMGTSTEPWALDNELPAHEVRVAPFWLDTVPVTNGRYADFIDAGGYRDPRWWTPEGWRHVQDAALTAPLFWSRDGDRWIRRRFGHVEAVPADEPVVHVCWYEADAYARWAGRRLPTEAEWEKAARFDPASGRSRRYPWGDADPGPEHANLGQRHLRPAAAGSYPEGAAPSGARQLIGDVWEWTSSDFAPYPGFAAFPYKEYSEVFFGPEYKVLRGGAFGVDPVACRGTFRNWDYPIRRQIFAGFRTARDLTDTEARTAPGTAAIANGASRAGGSGATGGGIV from the coding sequence CTGGCGGCGCTGCGGGCCGCCCGGCACCGTACCGGGCTGCTCACCGATTCCGTCACGGACGACGACCTGGTCGCCCAGCACTCCCGGCTGATGTCCCCGCTGGTGTGGGACCTGGCGCACATCGGCAACCAGGAGGAGCTGTGGCTGGTCCGCGAGGCCGGCCGGCGCGACGGCGTGCGGCCCGACCTCGACCACCTCTACGACGCGTTCCGGCACCCCCGCGCGGACCGCCCCGCCCTGCCGCTGCTCGGGCCGGCGCAGGCGCGCGCCTACGTCGCCGAGGTGCGGGAGGAGACCCTGGACGTCCTGTCCGGCATCGACACCGATCCCGCGCACCCCGAACGGCTGCTGAAGGGCGGCTTCGTCTTCGGGATGCTCGCCCAGCACGAGGCGCAGCACGGCGAGACGATGCTCGCCACCCACCAGTTGCGGTCGGGGCCGGCCGTCCTCGACGCCCCCGCGCCGCCGCCCGCGCCCGCCGACGCGGCCGGGCTGCCGCGCGAGGTCCTCGTCCCCGGCGGCCCGTTCACGATGGGCACCAGCACCGAGCCGTGGGCGCTGGACAACGAACTGCCCGCACACGAGGTGCGGGTGGCCCCGTTCTGGCTCGACACGGTGCCGGTCACCAACGGGCGCTACGCCGACTTCATCGACGCCGGCGGCTACCGCGACCCGCGGTGGTGGACGCCGGAGGGCTGGCGGCACGTCCAGGACGCCGCGCTCACGGCGCCCCTGTTCTGGTCCCGGGACGGCGACCGCTGGATCCGCCGCAGGTTCGGCCACGTGGAGGCGGTGCCGGCCGACGAGCCGGTGGTGCACGTGTGCTGGTACGAAGCCGACGCCTACGCCCGGTGGGCCGGCCGGCGGCTGCCCACCGAGGCGGAGTGGGAGAAGGCGGCGCGGTTCGACCCGGCGTCCGGCCGCTCGCGCCGCTACCCGTGGGGCGACGCGGACCCCGGCCCGGAGCACGCCAACCTCGGCCAGCGGCACCTGCGGCCGGCCGCCGCGGGCAGCTATCCCGAAGGCGCGGCGCCCAGCGGCGCCCGGCAGCTCATCGGCGACGTCTGGGAGTGGACGTCCTCGGACTTCGCGCCGTACCCGGGCTTCGCCGCCTTCCCCTACAAGGAGTACTCCGAGGTGTTCTTCGGCCCCGAGTACAAGGTGCTGCGCGGCGGTGCCTTCGGGGTGGACCCGGTGGCCTGCCGCGGCACCTTCCGGAACTGGGACTACCCGATCCGACGGCAGATCTTCGCCGGGTTCCGCACGGCGAGGGACCTGACGGACACCGAGGCGCGCACCGCGCCCGGCACCGCCGCGATCGCGAACGGCGCCTCGCGCGCCGGGGGTTCGGGGGCGACGGGCGGTGGGATCGTCTGA